From Pseudomonas hormoni:
CCTGCAAGGCAGGATCATTCTGGGTTTGGGAAATGCCGCGGGTGCGGTAGTCACTGGCCAGGGTCACGTCGGCCAGCACGGCGAAGTCGTCATTCAAGGGCATCGCCTGACTGCTCAAGGGCAGCACGCTCAAGGAACCGAGGGCGAACAGGGTGAAAGCTTTCATGGATAGCGTCCCGTTATTTATTGTGGTTGTCAGGGGCAGTTTTTTTGCGCAAGGCTGCGCCGAACCCCGGCGATGAACGCGGGGTCGGGCAGTGGTTTCAGGTGATGGTTCTTAGAGGGCGGGGGCGTAGACTTCGCGGCCGGCGAACCAGGTTTGCAGCACTTGGGTGTCGTGCAGGGCTTTGTTGTCGACGCTGAACACGTCGCGGTCCAGCACGATGAAATCAGCTTGCTTGCCGGGGCTCAGCGACCCGATCTGCTTCTCCAGGCCGATGGTGCGCGCGGCGTTCAGGGTGTAGGCGTAGAACATGGTTTCGCGGTCGAGGCGTTCAGAGGCGTTGAGCACACCCAACGGGCCGTCGCGGGTGATGGCCTGGGCCATGGCGTTCCACGGGTTCGGCGACGACACCGGCCAGTCACTGGCGCCAGCGATGGTCGCGCCCTGTTTGAGCAGCGAGTGCGCCGGGTATTGATAGCGGAAGGCGAGGGCGCTGACGTACGGCTTGATCATGTCCAGCGTGTAGTCGTCGGCGGTGGCCCACAGCAATTGCATCGAGGCGATGACGTTGAGCGGTTTGAATCGCGCAAATTCTTTCGGGTTGACCATCTGCAGGTGCGTGATCGAATGCGTCACGCCGCTCTGGCGATCCTTGCGCGCCTGAGCGATGCCGTTCAACGCCTCGCGCACCGCGCGGTCGCCGATGGCGTGGATATGCACCCGCCAGCCACGCTGATCGATGGCGCTGACCAGCTCACCGAAATGCTTCGGATCGATCAGCAACTCACCCTGTTTGTGCGAGTTGCTGTACGGATCGATCATCGCCGCGCTCTGCGCCGGGTATTCGATCACGCCATCGGCGAAGATCTTGACGCCCGGCAGGGTCAGGTTGGGGATGCCCTGGAATTGCTGGCGTACCTTGTCCAGTGTGTCGAGATCGGCGGGAACGCTTTTCGGATTGGCCACCAACAGCGCGGCGACGTGTGCGCTCATGCCGCCGGTTTCGGACAGTGCTTTATAAACGGGCAGCACACCGACGGTTTTCTCCGTGGGTTTGAGCGCGAACACCGGCTCGCCGGGGGCGGCGTTGGCAGCGGGGTCCATCCACGCGGTGATGCCGAGGCTGTTGTTGTAGCGCACGGCCGATTGCGCGGCTTTGAGCATGTCGGCGGCGCTCGGCACCGGCATTTTCGACGCGACGCGGTCCCAACCGGCATCCACCACGAAACCGTTGGGGCTGCCATCGGCGAGTTTGCCGATGGTGTCTTTCTCGGCTTCGGGCAGATTTTGCAGCAGCGCGGCATCAATGCCGGCGCGTTCGAGCATCGCGTTATTGGCCCACGCAGTGTGATGGTCGCTGCCGGTGAACACCACGGGCACCTTGGCCCATTCGCCCGTGTTGAATGTTTTGCCGAAGGCTTCGGCCTGCGCCCAATAAGCCGAACTCATGCCGGCCACGCTCAGCACATCGCCATGCTTTGCCTTGCCGTCATCCCGCCAGCCGCGCAGGCGTTTTTCCAGCTCATCGAGGTCGACCACCTCGTCTTGCATATTGGCCGACACCATTTCCAGGCCGCCGAAAATAGCGTTGGAATGGCTGTCGATCAGGCCAGGCATCAACGCCTTGCCGCCGAGGTCGACCACTTTGGTTTCAGGTGTGATCAAGTTTTTGATCAGCGCATCGCTGCCGGCCTGCAGCACTTTGCCGTCCTGCACCGCCAGCGCCTGCACCCTCGGGTTGGCGCGGTCGGCGGTGAAAATCTTGCCATTGAGCAGGACCAGGTCGGCCGCTGCCATGGCTTCCATCGAGGCAAAACTCACGGCGGCCATCAACAGATTCGGGATGAATCTTTTCATTGAATGTTTCCTTGTTATTGCGTCTGATGGCCAGATTAGTGGCTGGCCGAGCGCAACAGAACGCCTCGCTCACGAAAAACGTTTTTGCCTGAATGGAAAAAGCATGGACAAGTTGGGTGCATTGAAAATGTTCGTGGTCACGGCGCAACTGGGCAGTTTCAGTCGCGCCGCCGAGCAATTGGGCAAGACACCGTCGGCCCTGACCAAAGCGGTCAATCACCTGGAAGCCGAGCTGGGTGCCCGATTATTCGAGCGCAGCACCCGCCGAATTCTGTTGACGGAATCCGGGCGGCTCTATCTGGAAACCGCGCGCCAGGTATTGCAGCGACTGGACGAGGCCGGCGAGGAAATCGAGCAGTTGCAGCATGGCTTGCGTGGCAACCTGAAAATCACCGCGCCGCTGGCCTACGGGCAGGCTTTTCTGGATCAGGTCTGCGGCGGTTTTCTGGAGCAATACCCGCAGATCAATCTGCAAGTGGACCTGTGCGATGAGTTCGTCAACCTGCTGGAAAGCGGTTACGACCTTGCGTTGCGCGAAGGCCATGACGATTTGCCGGGGCTGATTGCCCGCGTCGTCGGCAGCAATCGCCTGGCGTTGTGCGCCAGCCCCGCGTATCTGGCGCGCAAGGCGTTGCCGGTTACGCCGCAAACCCTCGATGACCACGAATGGTTGCTGTATCGCCATCCGCTGCTCAGCCGCGAATTCTGGTGGGCCGAGCGCGACGGGCAGCGTCTGAGCCTGCCGCAACCGCCGGCGCCGCGTTTGCGCAGCGACAATTACGACCTGCTGCTGGCCAACGCGCTCGCCGGGCGCGGCTTGCTGCACACGCCGCTGTGGAGTGCCGCGCCGTACATTGCCGACGGGCGGCTGGTGCGGGTGATGGCTGACTACGACATCGATCCGGACAGCTTTGGCGCGCACATTCTGGCGGTGTACCCGAGCCATCGGCGGGCGACGGCCAAGGTCGTGGCGTTTATTGATTACATCGCAGGGTTTCTGGCGTCACGCGGCTTGGGTGATACCCCTTTGTAGGAGCAAGCTTGCTCGCGATGGACGTGAACGATAACGCTATGTCATTAGAGAAACCGGTGCAGCTGGACGTTTTTCGCGAGCAATCGAGCGTCGACCGGCTGCTCCTACAGGTGGTACTTGTCAGGAAAAAGGCAAAAGAGTACAAATGTACTCCATGACGACTTTAACGCCCCGCCGTACCGCCATCCTGACCTTTATCCGCGATCGAATCGCGGAGCACGGCCAGTCCCCGAGCCTCGCTGAAATCAGCGAGGCCTTCGGTTTCGCCTCCCGCAGCGTGGCGCGCAAGCATGTGCTGGCGCTGACCGAAGCCGGTTTCATCGAGGTCAATCCGCATCAGGCCCGGGGCATTCGTTTGCTTGGGCAACCGGCGCGGCCCGAGTTGCTGGACATTCCGGTCCTAGGCCGGGTGGCCGCGGGTGCGCCGATCGGTGCCGATGCCGAGGTGCACAGTCGTTTGCTACTCGATCCTTCGATTTTTTCGCGGGTGCCGGATTACATGCTGCGGGTAAAAGGCGACTCGATGATCGAGGACGGCATTCTCGACGGCGACCTGGTGGGCGTGCACCGCAATCCCGAGGCCTTTAACGGTCAGATCGTCGTGGCGCGGCTCGACGGCGAAGTGACCATCAAGCGTTTCGAGCGGATCGGCGATTCTGTTCGCCTGTTGCCACGCAACCCGGCCTACAAGCCGATCATCGTTCAACCCGATCAGGACCTCGCCATCGAAGGGGTGTTCTGCGGTCTGGTGAGGCAAGGGTGATGGGCGCCGTCGTTGCGCTGGACACGCTGTTCAATGGCGGCCAGGTCTGGAAAGGCCGGCCTGCGCCCCCGACCGTCAGCCCGCAACCCACCGGGCATGCCGCGCTGGATGCGGCGTTGCCCACGGGTGGCTGGCCGGAAGCGTCGCTGAGCGAAATCCTCCTGGCCGAGCAGGGCGTTGGCGAGTTGCAACTGGTGTGGCCGGCACTGGCACGGCTGTCGGCGGCGGGCGAGCGCATCGTGCTGGTGGCGCCGCCGTACGTGCCGTATCCGCAAGCGTGGCAGAACGCCGGGGTCGATCTGCGCCAGTTGTCGATCATCCAGGCCAGCGGGCGCGATGCCCTGTGGGCGGCGGAACAATGCCTGCGTTCGGGCAGTTGCGGCGCGGTGCTGTGCTGGCCGCACAGGGCTGATGACCGGGCGTTGCGGCGCTTGCAGGTGGCGGCGGAAACCGGCGCGACCCTGGCGTTTGCCTATCGCTCGATCAATGAAGCCATCAACCCTTCGCCCGCGGCCCTGCGCATCGCCATCGACGCCAGGCCTGCGCAATTGCGCGTGCTCAAGTGCCGGGGCGGGCTGGCCCGTTCGGCGCCGATTGCCTTCCCCGTGGGGCATTGAGGTTGCCATGCGCTGGGTGTGTATTCTTTTCCCGCAATTGGCGCTGGACGCGGTACTGCGTCAGCGCGCCGACCCCGATGAGCCACTGGCGCTGCTGACCGGCCCGGCGCAGCGTCGGGTGTTGCAGGCGGTCAACGCTTCGGCGCGGACGCTGGGCTTGCGACCCGGTCAGTCGATGACCGCCGCCCAGGCGTTGAGCAAAGGCTTTGTCACGGCGGAATACGACGCTGCCGAGATCGAACACTGGCAGCAATTTCTCGCCGCGTGGGCCTACCGCTTCAGCTCCCAGGTCAGCGTGCATTACCCGCGAGCGGTGGTGTTTGAAATCGAGTCCAGCCTGGGATTGTTCGGGGACTGGCCGCAACTCGAAGCGCGATTGCGCGCCGAACTCGGCGAGCTGGGGTTTCGGCATCGGATCGTGGCGGCGCCCAACCCGGTCGCGGCACGAATTCTGGCCAACGCCTATGACGGTCTGGTGGTGCCCGACGATCAGGCCTTGCAGCACCATCTGGGGCAACTGCCCGTCGACCGGATCGGGCTGGAGGCCAGCGTCGCCACAGCGTTGTCGCGCATGGGGCTGCGCACCTTGAGCCAGGTGCAGGCATTGCCCCGGCAGAGTCTGGCCCGGCGCTTCGAGTCTCAGGTGCTCAAGCACCTCGATGCGCTGCTTGGCACGCGGCGACTGGCCCTGGCGTTCTACCTGCCGCCGGACCGGTTCGATGTGCGCATCGAACTCAATTTCGACGTGCAGTCCCATCAGGCGCTGCTGTTTCCGTTACGCCGGCTGACCGGCGATCTGTCGGCGTTCCTGTGCGGTCGCGACAGCGGCGTGCAGCGTTTCGACCTGCACCTGGAGCACGCCGGGTTACCGGACAGCGTGATCAAGGTTGGTCTGCTCAGCGCCGAGCGCGATCCGGCCATGTTGTTCGAACTGGCCCGAGGGCGCCTGGAACAGGTTCAGGTCGAGGCCCCGGTGCGCGGTTTTCGTCTGCGTGCCGAAGACTTGCCGGCCTTCGTTCCCCAGTATCAGGAACTGTTCGACGATCGCCCGCAGCAGTCCTTGCCCTGGGAACAACTGCGCGAACGCTTGCGCGCGCGGCTGGGGGATGACGCGGTGCAGGGCTTGCGGTTCCAGGCCGATCACCGGCCGGAGTGTGCGTGGCAGGCCAGTGCCGACAGCCAGCGTTGCGGGGTCATGCCGGGCGTGCAGCGTCCCGGCTGGTTGCTGACGGAACCGCAAGCGGTGAATGAAGGTTCGACGCGCATTCTCATGGGCCCGGAGCGCATCGAGTCCGGTTGGTGGGACGGCGACGACGTGCGCCGCGATTACTACCTGATCGAAACCCGTTCCGGCCAGCATGGCTGGGCCTATCGTGCAGTCGGTGAGGACGGCCCGTTGTGGTTGCAGGGCTGGTTCGCATGAGCATCGACTACGCCGAGTTGCACTGCCTGTCGAACTTCAGTTTCCAGCGCGGTGCTTCCAGCGCCCTTGAGCTCTTTCAGCGGGCGAAAAAACAGGGCTATCAGGCGCTGGCGATCACCGATGAATGCACCCTGGCGGGCATCGTCCGCGCCTGGCAAGCGGCCAACTCCGTGGAACTGCCGCTGATCATCGGCAGCGAAGTGCGCATCGAGAACGGTCCGAAACTGGTGCTGCTGGTGGAGAACCTTGAGGGCTACCAAAACCTGTGCCGGCTGATTACCCGAGCACGGCGGCGCACGCAGAAAGGTCAGTATCAGGTGTTGCGGGAGGATTTCAGCGAGCCGTTGCCGGGGCTGTTGGTGTTGTGGGTGCCGGATGCGGTCGATGATTTTCAAAGCGGTCACTGGCTGAAACAGACGTTCGCCGAGCGCCTCTGGCTGGCGGTCCAGCTGCATCGCGGCCAGGACGACACAGGGCGATTGAGCGCATTGCTGACGCTGGCGCGGGAACTGCGAATCCCGGCAGTGGCCAGCGGCGATGTGCACATGCACACCCGTGGCCGACGCGCCTTGCAGGACACCATGACCGCCATTCGTCATCACCTGCCGGTGGCCGAGGCCGGGCTGCGCCTGCACCCCAATGGCGAGCGGCACCTGCGCGGCCTCGATGTCTTGCAATCGATCTACCCGCAAGCGTTGCTCGATGAAACGGTGACCATTGCCCGGCGCTGCGCCTTTGATCTTGGCCAGTTGCGTTATCAGTATCCCCGCGAGCTGGTGCCGCAGGGTCAGACGGCCACGTCCTGGCTGCGTCATTTGACCGACGAGGGGAGCGCATGGCGTTGGCCAAAAGGCCCGCAAGCCAAGGTGCTCAAGCAGATCGACAAGGAACTGGAGCTGATTGCCGAACTGGGTTACGAAAGTTATTTCCTGACGGTTCACGACATCGTCCGGTTTGCTCGTGAGCAAAAAATCCTCTGCCAGGGACGCGGTTCAGCCGCCAACTCGGCGGTGTGTTATGCGTTGGGAATCACGGAAATCGATCCGGATCGCACCACGCTGTTGTTCGAGCGCTTTCTTTCAAAGGAGCGCAACGAGCCGCCGGATATTGATGTGGACTTCGAGCACGAACGCCGCGAAGAAGTCTTGCAGTATGTGTTCCAGCGTTATGGCCGGACCCGCGCGGCGCTGACCGCCGTGGTCAGCACGTATCACTCGGCGGGTGCGGTGCGCGATGTGGCCAAAGCGCTGGGTTTGCCGCCGGATCAGATCAATGCCCTGGCCGACTGCTGCGGTCACTGGAGTGATGAAACGCCACCGGTGGAGCGCCTGCGTGAAGGGGGCTTCGATCCCGACAGCCCGGTGTTGCGCCGGGTGCTGGGCCTGACCGGGCAACTGATCGGTTTCCCCCGGCACCTGTCCCAGCACCCCGGCGGCTTCGTCATTTCCGAGCAGCCGCTGGACAGCCTTGTGCCGGTGGAAAACGCGGCGATGGCCGAGCGCACCATCATTCAGTGGGACAAGGATGATCTGGACGCGGTCGGTTTGCTCAAGGTCGATATTCTTGCGCTGGGCATGCTCAGCGCCATCCGCCGCTGTTTTGATCTGCTGCGACGGCACCGCCACCTTGATTTGAGTCTGGCGACTGTCCCGGCCGAAGACCCGCAAACCTACGAGATGATTGGCCGTGCGGACACTATCGGGGTGTTCCAGATCGAGTCCCGGGCGCAGATGTCGATGCTGCCGAGGCTCAGGCCCAAGACGTTCTACGATTTGGTGATCGAGGTGGCCATCGTCCGGCCCGGGCCGATTCAGGGCGGGATGGTGCATCCGTACCTGCGGCGGCGTAATGGCGAAGAAGAAGTGAAGTACCCGTCGAAGAAACTCGAGGTGGTGCTGGAGCGTACGTTGGGCGTGCCGCTGTTTCAGGAGCAAGTGATGCAGATCGCCATCGTCGCTGCCGATTACAGCCCCGGCGAGGCTGATCAGTTGCGCCGTTCCATGGCAGCCTGGAAACGCCACGGCGGGCTTGAACCGCACAAGGAACGCTTGGCTGCGGGGATGAAGAAAAACGGCTATACGGCTGAATTTTCTGCGCTGATTTTCGAGCAGATCAAAGGCTTCGGCAGCTACGGATTCCCCGAGTCCCACGCCGCCAGTTTTGCCTTGCTGACCTATGCCAGTTGCTGGTTGAAATGCCACGAACCGGCGGCCTTCGCCTGTGCGCTGATCAACAGCTGGCCCATGGGCTTCTACAGCCCGGACCAGATTCTGCAGGACGCTCGCCGGCATCATTTGCAGATTCGCCCGGTGGACGTGCGTGCCAGCGACTGGGATTGCAGCCTCGAACCGATTATCGGCGCGCAGCCAGCGATTCGCATGGGGCTGCGGATGATCAAGGGTTTTCGCGAAGACGATGCGAAGCGAATCGAAATCGCGAGGGCGAAGGGCGCGTTTATCGACATCGCCGACCTCGGCGAACGGGCGCGGCTCGATGCCCGTGCGCAGGAGCAACTGGCCGATGCCGGCGCGTTGCGAGGGCTGGCCGGTGACCGGCATCGGGCGCGCTGGGAAGTGGCGGGGGTGCAGAAACAATTGGGTTTGTTCGCCGGTTTGCCGAGCCAGGAAGAGGACGCGGTGGCGTTGCCAAAACCCACGGTCGGCGAAGACCTGCTGGCCGATTACAACAGCCTCGGCACCACCCTCGGCCCGCATCCGCTGGCCCTGTTGCGCGGCGAATTGAAAGCCCGGCGCTGCCGCAGTTCGAAGGAGCTGCTGGAGGTCGAGCATGGCCGACCGGTCAGTGTCGCCGGGCTGGTGACCGGTCGACAGCGTCCGGGCACCGCCAGTGGCGTGACCTTTGTCACCCTTGAAGACGAGTTCGGCAACGTCAACGTGGTGGTCTGGCGTGACCTGGCTGATCGGCAACGACAGGTGTTGGTCGGATCGCAGTTGCTCAAGGTCGATGGGCGCTGGGAGAAGGAAGGCGAGGTGCGACATTTGATTGCAGGGCGTTTGAGCGACCTGAGCCCGCTACTCGACGGCATCCATGTGCGCAGTCGGGATTTTCATTGACCTGTGGAGACCGATGGAGAGCGAATTTGTCTGTGGCGAGGGAGCTTGCTCCCGCTGGGCTGCGAAGCAGCCTCAAAACTTGCCCCCAATGGCCTCAATGACACCGTGCACGCAGGATTTACGACTGCTGCGCACTCGAGCGGGAGCAAGCTCCCTCGCCACAGGTGATGTGCAAGCTCGTTTTATTTGGCGACAGGCCAAAACCGCTCGCCACCCCCCGGTGCATCCGTCCAGGCCTGCAACGAGCGGGTCGGCAAATCGAAATAATCCCGCGTACGCGCATACCCATGTCCACCCATGCGCCCGATCGCATCGAGCCCCAGTTGATCGATGTACAGGGTTTTCGGGTCGATCAGTTCGTCCCGCACATGGGCCATCAGCACTTCGCCGAAGATGATCTCCCGAGACTGCCC
This genomic window contains:
- a CDS encoding amidohydrolase, with the protein product MKRFIPNLLMAAVSFASMEAMAAADLVLLNGKIFTADRANPRVQALAVQDGKVLQAGSDALIKNLITPETKVVDLGGKALMPGLIDSHSNAIFGGLEMVSANMQDEVVDLDELEKRLRGWRDDGKAKHGDVLSVAGMSSAYWAQAEAFGKTFNTGEWAKVPVVFTGSDHHTAWANNAMLERAGIDAALLQNLPEAEKDTIGKLADGSPNGFVVDAGWDRVASKMPVPSAADMLKAAQSAVRYNNSLGITAWMDPAANAAPGEPVFALKPTEKTVGVLPVYKALSETGGMSAHVAALLVANPKSVPADLDTLDKVRQQFQGIPNLTLPGVKIFADGVIEYPAQSAAMIDPYSNSHKQGELLIDPKHFGELVSAIDQRGWRVHIHAIGDRAVREALNGIAQARKDRQSGVTHSITHLQMVNPKEFARFKPLNVIASMQLLWATADDYTLDMIKPYVSALAFRYQYPAHSLLKQGATIAGASDWPVSSPNPWNAMAQAITRDGPLGVLNASERLDRETMFYAYTLNAARTIGLEKQIGSLSPGKQADFIVLDRDVFSVDNKALHDTQVLQTWFAGREVYAPAL
- a CDS encoding LysR family transcriptional regulator, whose translation is MDKLGALKMFVVTAQLGSFSRAAEQLGKTPSALTKAVNHLEAELGARLFERSTRRILLTESGRLYLETARQVLQRLDEAGEEIEQLQHGLRGNLKITAPLAYGQAFLDQVCGGFLEQYPQINLQVDLCDEFVNLLESGYDLALREGHDDLPGLIARVVGSNRLALCASPAYLARKALPVTPQTLDDHEWLLYRHPLLSREFWWAERDGQRLSLPQPPAPRLRSDNYDLLLANALAGRGLLHTPLWSAAPYIADGRLVRVMADYDIDPDSFGAHILAVYPSHRRATAKVVAFIDYIAGFLASRGLGDTPL
- the lexA gene encoding transcriptional repressor LexA; the encoded protein is MYSMTTLTPRRTAILTFIRDRIAEHGQSPSLAEISEAFGFASRSVARKHVLALTEAGFIEVNPHQARGIRLLGQPARPELLDIPVLGRVAAGAPIGADAEVHSRLLLDPSIFSRVPDYMLRVKGDSMIEDGILDGDLVGVHRNPEAFNGQIVVARLDGEVTIKRFERIGDSVRLLPRNPAYKPIIVQPDQDLAIEGVFCGLVRQG
- the imuA gene encoding translesion DNA synthesis-associated protein ImuA; its protein translation is MGAVVALDTLFNGGQVWKGRPAPPTVSPQPTGHAALDAALPTGGWPEASLSEILLAEQGVGELQLVWPALARLSAAGERIVLVAPPYVPYPQAWQNAGVDLRQLSIIQASGRDALWAAEQCLRSGSCGAVLCWPHRADDRALRRLQVAAETGATLAFAYRSINEAINPSPAALRIAIDARPAQLRVLKCRGGLARSAPIAFPVGH
- a CDS encoding Y-family DNA polymerase — translated: MRWVCILFPQLALDAVLRQRADPDEPLALLTGPAQRRVLQAVNASARTLGLRPGQSMTAAQALSKGFVTAEYDAAEIEHWQQFLAAWAYRFSSQVSVHYPRAVVFEIESSLGLFGDWPQLEARLRAELGELGFRHRIVAAPNPVAARILANAYDGLVVPDDQALQHHLGQLPVDRIGLEASVATALSRMGLRTLSQVQALPRQSLARRFESQVLKHLDALLGTRRLALAFYLPPDRFDVRIELNFDVQSHQALLFPLRRLTGDLSAFLCGRDSGVQRFDLHLEHAGLPDSVIKVGLLSAERDPAMLFELARGRLEQVQVEAPVRGFRLRAEDLPAFVPQYQELFDDRPQQSLPWEQLRERLRARLGDDAVQGLRFQADHRPECAWQASADSQRCGVMPGVQRPGWLLTEPQAVNEGSTRILMGPERIESGWWDGDDVRRDYYLIETRSGQHGWAYRAVGEDGPLWLQGWFA
- a CDS encoding error-prone DNA polymerase gives rise to the protein MVAGLVRMSIDYAELHCLSNFSFQRGASSALELFQRAKKQGYQALAITDECTLAGIVRAWQAANSVELPLIIGSEVRIENGPKLVLLVENLEGYQNLCRLITRARRRTQKGQYQVLREDFSEPLPGLLVLWVPDAVDDFQSGHWLKQTFAERLWLAVQLHRGQDDTGRLSALLTLARELRIPAVASGDVHMHTRGRRALQDTMTAIRHHLPVAEAGLRLHPNGERHLRGLDVLQSIYPQALLDETVTIARRCAFDLGQLRYQYPRELVPQGQTATSWLRHLTDEGSAWRWPKGPQAKVLKQIDKELELIAELGYESYFLTVHDIVRFAREQKILCQGRGSAANSAVCYALGITEIDPDRTTLLFERFLSKERNEPPDIDVDFEHERREEVLQYVFQRYGRTRAALTAVVSTYHSAGAVRDVAKALGLPPDQINALADCCGHWSDETPPVERLREGGFDPDSPVLRRVLGLTGQLIGFPRHLSQHPGGFVISEQPLDSLVPVENAAMAERTIIQWDKDDLDAVGLLKVDILALGMLSAIRRCFDLLRRHRHLDLSLATVPAEDPQTYEMIGRADTIGVFQIESRAQMSMLPRLRPKTFYDLVIEVAIVRPGPIQGGMVHPYLRRRNGEEEVKYPSKKLEVVLERTLGVPLFQEQVMQIAIVAADYSPGEADQLRRSMAAWKRHGGLEPHKERLAAGMKKNGYTAEFSALIFEQIKGFGSYGFPESHAASFALLTYASCWLKCHEPAAFACALINSWPMGFYSPDQILQDARRHHLQIRPVDVRASDWDCSLEPIIGAQPAIRMGLRMIKGFREDDAKRIEIARAKGAFIDIADLGERARLDARAQEQLADAGALRGLAGDRHRARWEVAGVQKQLGLFAGLPSQEEDAVALPKPTVGEDLLADYNSLGTTLGPHPLALLRGELKARRCRSSKELLEVEHGRPVSVAGLVTGRQRPGTASGVTFVTLEDEFGNVNVVVWRDLADRQRQVLVGSQLLKVDGRWEKEGEVRHLIAGRLSDLSPLLDGIHVRSRDFH